The proteins below are encoded in one region of Pseudomonas putida NBRC 14164:
- a CDS encoding TauD/TfdA dioxygenase family protein, producing the protein MQVEQLTCAIGAELLGVRLADAIHDDGLFAEVRAQLLKHRVLFLRDQDISRADHVAFARRFGELEDHPVVGSDPDHPGLVQIYKSPETPVDRYENAWHTDATWREKPPMGCVLRCVESPMVGGDTLWTNMVLAYANLPTEIKTRIEGLRARHSIEATFGAAMPIEKRLALKARFPDAEHPVVRTHPETGEKVLFVNAFATHFSNYHTPERVRFGQDANPGAGELLRYLISQAYIPEYQVRWRWKPNSIAIWDNRSTQHYAVMDYPACHRKMERAGIMGDATF; encoded by the coding sequence GCCTGTTTGCAGAGGTCCGTGCCCAGTTGCTCAAGCACCGGGTGCTGTTCCTGCGCGACCAGGACATCAGCCGCGCCGACCATGTGGCGTTCGCCCGCCGCTTTGGCGAGCTGGAGGACCACCCCGTCGTCGGCAGCGACCCGGACCACCCGGGCTTGGTGCAGATCTACAAGTCGCCGGAAACGCCGGTTGACCGCTATGAAAACGCTTGGCACACCGACGCCACCTGGCGTGAAAAGCCGCCGATGGGTTGCGTGCTGCGCTGCGTGGAAAGCCCTATGGTGGGCGGCGACACCCTGTGGACCAACATGGTGCTGGCGTACGCCAACCTGCCGACCGAGATCAAGACGCGTATCGAAGGGCTGCGGGCGCGACATAGCATCGAGGCCACTTTTGGCGCGGCCATGCCGATCGAAAAACGCCTGGCACTAAAGGCGCGCTTCCCGGATGCCGAGCATCCGGTGGTGCGTACTCACCCCGAGACCGGCGAGAAGGTGCTGTTCGTCAACGCCTTCGCCACCCATTTCAGCAACTACCACACCCCCGAGCGCGTGCGTTTCGGCCAGGACGCCAACCCCGGCGCGGGCGAATTGCTGCGCTACCTGATCAGCCAGGCCTACATCCCCGAGTACCAGGTGCGCTGGCGCTGGAAGCCCAACAGCATTGCCATCTGGGACAACCGCAGTACCCAGCATTACGCCGTCATGGATTACCCAGCCTGCCACCGCAAGATGGAGCGCGCCGGGATCATGGGGGATGCGACTTTCTGA